In a single window of the Roseiconus lacunae genome:
- a CDS encoding phage tail tape measure protein translates to MSQVRAGAAYVELLTKDAAFVKGLRSAQKRLQSFGQSTRLLGTKLMGLGTAAAAPLGGSVAIFSNFDDAMRGVAAITQATEAQLESLRNTAKKLGATTSYSASEVASLITELGRAGFKPEQIERMTAAVMNMARATGTDATQASGIMAATIRQFSMEAGEATRVADGLTAAANKSFNTVESLGEALSYAGPVAADANMSLEETLAVLGTLGNMGIQGSSAGNAMRRLLTISAAESEKFQAVFGVATKDVKGNARSLVDILGEVAAATANMGTAEKAEKLNEVFGLLGITAASSIGKSVADTRELYQELQNAGGIAAKTSEEMEGGLGGAFRILKSSIEGVAIAIGESLEGSVTNMVNAFSRAASGVIEWINKNQKIVKIAAASAVAIIGIGAALFTLGSFAAAASFAVGGLASIFSFIGASIGVIVSAVGMLFTPLGLVVAAIAALGGYFLYSTGIAGKAIEYLGSVFEVLKAETLAAFGAIANALAAGDITAATDVLWSYLKLQWIKGTTFLQTKWSEFTQYIADVWADSAYAIGDVLIGALSGLAGVWNETLGFMADGWTILTTAVQKGWNNTIGFLKKGFLKLHELVDIAGDVAVQVGGVLINALAGVEKAWVETVDYLADTWTVFVGQVKSMWNSTVGFLKKAWIKLKALFDDDINVDVEMAKIDADTRAAEAAEQQRRNQAIIERQQRRSKRKQQIEANRIEMQKGIAAQLEARRKAREGRDLDAEVRAIDAETDAKNAVVDQSKQQQFRENDSAQARRQQLIDDTTNGVQSTLDQMRAESKAAREAARANELGDRQKEREDKIAAAQADFEAAIDRANNATAPSDRTDEPGSLPDFAKPPKPPALPEPINPDDIDIPPVDLPGIDDPELQPPNPKDLKLGIDPDAQASIDRFADGPDSTAQVETAGNFDSRGLGLGSSARKLEPLKLDPIEPLDEEVIAAPQLKIPEEDKPVVEALAEVEPEADEPALDVASINEAFASVRQSLTEFDLALSGATSRLQLPASSGDGITEDMKRAIIATAENTRRLVERSKSGGLVFS, encoded by the coding sequence ATGTCCCAAGTCAGAGCCGGAGCCGCCTACGTCGAACTGCTGACCAAGGATGCAGCATTCGTGAAGGGGCTTCGATCGGCTCAAAAGCGACTGCAATCGTTCGGGCAATCAACTCGTTTGCTCGGCACGAAACTCATGGGACTCGGCACCGCTGCAGCAGCTCCTCTGGGAGGCAGCGTGGCGATCTTTTCCAACTTTGACGATGCCATGCGGGGTGTCGCGGCGATCACACAGGCGACGGAAGCGCAGCTGGAGTCGCTGCGCAATACCGCCAAGAAGCTTGGTGCAACAACTAGCTACTCGGCCAGCGAAGTTGCCTCGCTGATAACCGAACTCGGTCGTGCCGGTTTCAAGCCGGAACAGATCGAGAGAATGACCGCCGCGGTGATGAATATGGCTCGCGCGACCGGCACCGACGCCACGCAGGCCTCCGGCATCATGGCCGCCACCATCCGGCAATTTAGCATGGAAGCCGGCGAAGCAACGCGCGTTGCCGACGGATTGACCGCCGCGGCGAACAAATCGTTCAACACGGTGGAGTCGCTCGGCGAAGCCTTGTCGTATGCCGGTCCCGTTGCCGCCGATGCCAACATGAGCCTTGAAGAAACCCTGGCGGTGCTTGGAACGCTCGGCAACATGGGCATCCAAGGTTCATCGGCAGGTAACGCCATGCGTCGATTGCTGACGATCAGCGCGGCGGAATCTGAGAAATTCCAAGCCGTCTTCGGTGTGGCAACCAAGGATGTCAAGGGCAACGCCCGATCGCTGGTCGACATCCTGGGCGAAGTCGCTGCGGCGACCGCGAACATGGGCACGGCCGAGAAGGCGGAAAAGCTCAACGAAGTCTTCGGGTTGCTGGGCATCACGGCCGCCAGTTCCATCGGAAAATCGGTTGCTGATACGCGTGAGCTGTACCAAGAACTACAGAACGCCGGCGGGATTGCGGCTAAGACATCCGAGGAGATGGAAGGCGGTCTGGGCGGTGCGTTTCGGATCCTCAAATCTTCGATCGAGGGTGTTGCCATCGCAATCGGTGAATCGCTCGAAGGTAGCGTCACCAACATGGTCAATGCGTTTAGCCGGGCTGCTTCAGGGGTGATTGAGTGGATCAATAAGAATCAAAAGATTGTCAAGATTGCGGCGGCAAGTGCGGTAGCCATCATCGGAATCGGCGCCGCACTATTCACGCTTGGTTCGTTTGCCGCCGCGGCATCCTTCGCCGTTGGAGGCTTGGCCAGCATCTTTAGTTTCATTGGTGCCTCCATCGGCGTCATTGTCAGTGCTGTCGGGATGTTGTTCACTCCGCTGGGGCTGGTCGTCGCTGCAATCGCGGCCCTCGGTGGCTATTTCCTGTATTCAACCGGCATCGCTGGCAAGGCCATTGAGTATCTGGGCAGCGTCTTCGAAGTCCTTAAAGCGGAAACGTTGGCCGCCTTCGGTGCTATCGCCAACGCGCTGGCGGCGGGCGATATCACCGCGGCCACTGATGTGCTTTGGTCGTACCTGAAACTCCAATGGATCAAGGGCACTACCTTTTTGCAAACCAAATGGTCCGAGTTCACTCAGTACATTGCGGATGTCTGGGCGGACTCGGCCTATGCCATTGGTGACGTACTCATCGGTGCGTTGTCTGGATTGGCGGGTGTGTGGAATGAAACGCTCGGATTCATGGCCGACGGTTGGACCATTCTGACTACCGCAGTCCAGAAAGGCTGGAACAATACGATTGGCTTTCTGAAGAAGGGATTTCTCAAGCTTCATGAATTAGTCGATATCGCCGGCGACGTCGCCGTGCAAGTCGGTGGCGTGCTGATCAATGCCCTGGCTGGCGTTGAGAAAGCATGGGTCGAAACAGTCGACTACTTGGCCGACACATGGACCGTGTTTGTCGGCCAAGTGAAGTCGATGTGGAATTCGACGGTCGGCTTCCTCAAGAAGGCATGGATCAAACTCAAAGCTCTGTTCGATGACGATATCAATGTCGACGTCGAAATGGCCAAGATCGACGCCGATACCCGCGCGGCCGAAGCGGCGGAGCAACAACGTCGCAACCAGGCAATCATTGAGCGGCAACAGCGACGATCGAAGCGGAAACAGCAGATCGAAGCCAACCGCATCGAGATGCAAAAGGGCATCGCGGCTCAACTCGAAGCACGGCGTAAAGCCCGTGAAGGTCGTGATCTCGATGCGGAAGTGCGAGCGATCGATGCGGAGACCGATGCAAAGAATGCGGTCGTCGATCAGTCGAAACAGCAACAGTTCCGGGAAAACGATTCTGCTCAGGCTCGACGACAGCAACTGATCGACGACACCACAAACGGCGTCCAATCCACTCTCGACCAAATGCGGGCCGAGTCCAAGGCGGCTCGTGAGGCAGCACGTGCGAATGAGTTGGGCGATCGCCAAAAGGAACGCGAGGATAAGATCGCGGCAGCACAAGCAGATTTCGAGGCCGCCATTGATCGGGCGAACAATGCGACCGCACCATCTGACCGTACCGATGAACCTGGTTCCCTACCTGACTTTGCCAAGCCGCCGAAACCGCCGGCGTTGCCTGAACCGATCAATCCCGATGACATCGATATTCCCCCGGTCGATCTCCCCGGGATCGATGATCCCGAATTGCAACCTCCGAATCCTAAGGATCTAAAGCTCGGAATCGATCCTGATGCTCAAGCATCAATCGATCGATTCGCGGATGGTCCCGACAGCACGGCGCAAGTCGAAACGGCAGGCAACTTCGATTCGCGAGGACTGGGACTCGGCAGCAGTGCGAGAAAGCTGGAACCTCTGAAACTGGATCCAATCGAACCGTTGGACGAGGAGGTAATCGCGGCGCCGCAGCTGAAAATTCCGGAGGAAGATAAACCTGTCGTCGAGGCATTGGCAGAAGTGGAGCCGGAAGCTGACGAACCGGCCCTGGATGTTGCGTCGATCAACGAAGCTTTCGCCTCGGTCCGTCAGTCGCTCACCGAATTCGACCTGGCACTCAGTGGTGCCACGTCTCGCTTGCAACTCCCCGCTTCGTCCGGCGATGGCATTACGGAGGACATGAAACGGGCGATCATCGCGACCGCAGAAAACACACGTCGGTTGGTCGAACGATCGAAGTCCGGAGGCTTGGTGTTTAGCTGA
- a CDS encoding glycosyltransferase family 25 protein, with the protein MKTQSIVDRCFLINLDRRPDRLREWLEQLPDPWPLPEPERFPAIDGRHVATPPQWRAGNGAWGCYRSHLLILEKCLTEHIDSYVVFEDDAGFTEDFAERFTAFVDELPADWGLAYLGGQHLYAGKHPPQKVSEHVYRPYNVNRTHAFMVRGRENMKALYRHLTWNDWHHKHHIDHHLGRFIQRRYEALVQGKNIQKESIAVYTPDRWMVGQLPTKSNICGRKWNQTRFFNDARNADHSDAPFFAVLGPHRAGTSCVAMVMHHLGVHMGNQLGGYEATGGGEAVGLAQLCEKAMRFPATDPVISDQQLTQQLKSWIVSRKSEANRDKTVAGGKYPHLCRFAEHLHAGLGDSLRIIAVNRDIEASIRSLQDRSRKHAGQWFAADDEECERLQRSLLEHRDRFIELHPEVPVFKIEFAELTAEPDRIIGELIEFLGIEPTEDEIASAIAHVNPDLRKHG; encoded by the coding sequence TTGAAGACACAGTCGATCGTTGATCGCTGTTTCCTGATTAACCTCGACCGCCGGCCTGATCGGTTGCGGGAATGGCTCGAACAGTTGCCCGATCCATGGCCATTGCCCGAACCCGAGCGATTCCCGGCAATCGATGGCCGACATGTCGCCACACCGCCGCAATGGCGAGCCGGCAACGGAGCCTGGGGCTGTTATCGATCACATCTGTTGATCTTGGAAAAGTGCCTAACCGAACACATCGATTCGTATGTGGTGTTTGAAGACGACGCGGGATTCACCGAAGACTTTGCCGAACGCTTCACCGCATTCGTCGATGAGTTGCCGGCCGATTGGGGACTGGCCTACCTGGGCGGCCAGCACCTCTACGCCGGCAAACATCCGCCGCAGAAGGTCAGCGAACATGTCTATCGTCCCTACAACGTCAATCGCACTCACGCCTTCATGGTCCGCGGTCGCGAGAACATGAAAGCGCTGTATCGGCACCTGACCTGGAACGACTGGCACCACAAACACCACATCGATCATCACCTCGGTCGCTTCATTCAACGCCGCTACGAAGCACTCGTCCAGGGCAAGAACATTCAAAAGGAATCGATCGCCGTCTATACGCCCGATCGCTGGATGGTGGGACAGCTGCCGACGAAATCAAACATCTGCGGCCGGAAATGGAATCAGACGCGGTTTTTCAACGACGCCCGTAACGCTGATCATTCTGACGCACCATTCTTTGCGGTTCTCGGGCCGCATCGCGCTGGCACCTCCTGTGTTGCCATGGTCATGCATCATCTGGGCGTTCACATGGGCAACCAACTCGGCGGCTACGAGGCGACCGGCGGTGGCGAAGCGGTTGGACTCGCGCAGCTATGCGAGAAAGCCATGCGGTTTCCAGCGACCGACCCGGTGATCAGTGACCAGCAGCTGACCCAGCAACTGAAATCCTGGATCGTCTCGCGGAAGTCAGAAGCAAACCGAGACAAAACGGTTGCCGGAGGAAAGTACCCGCATCTGTGTCGTTTCGCAGAGCACCTGCACGCGGGACTCGGCGATTCACTACGCATCATTGCAGTGAACCGAGACATCGAAGCCTCCATCCGCAGTTTGCAAGATCGCTCCCGAAAGCACGCCGGTCAATGGTTCGCTGCCGACGATGAGGAGTGCGAGCGATTGCAGCGGAGTCTGCTGGAACACCGCGATCGATTCATCGAGTTGCATCCAGAGGTTCCGGTCTTCAAGATCGAGTTCGCCGAACTGACTGCTGAGCCAGATCGCATCATCGGCGAATTGATTGAATTCCTCGGCATTGAACCGACCGAGGACGAAATCGCCTCGGCCATCGCGCACGTCAACCCTGACCTAAGAAAGCACGGGTGA
- a CDS encoding glycosyltransferase family 2 protein — MSEAKQFTPDDITFCIKTIHRPWSCHRLVESLRTHYFDPKIVVVDDGRPELRFSVKYPETAKHCRVIDLDRHDVGVGVGRNTVIDAAETEFIFLLDDDHVITPDLHLHRVYERIQQHDIDILGVRQGDGGRPMLFAPLMNGQRIWMFRGEHRRIGPLAWCDMSSNAFLARRDTIAKLRWDPEIKTYEHWEFFYRASHIEKLKVAVAEDCMVVHAHVGAKPYGDLRCRPKFRKLGLRKHGFHSMRYPGGGIVHA; from the coding sequence ATGAGCGAAGCAAAGCAATTCACCCCCGACGATATCACCTTCTGCATTAAGACCATCCATCGGCCGTGGTCCTGCCATCGGTTGGTGGAGTCACTGCGAACGCACTATTTTGATCCGAAAATCGTCGTGGTCGATGATGGTCGGCCTGAGTTGCGGTTTTCGGTCAAGTATCCGGAGACTGCTAAACACTGCCGAGTGATTGATCTTGATCGTCACGACGTCGGAGTCGGTGTGGGGCGTAACACGGTGATCGACGCCGCCGAAACTGAATTCATTTTCTTACTCGACGACGATCACGTCATCACGCCGGACCTGCACCTCCATCGAGTTTACGAGCGGATCCAGCAGCACGATATCGACATCCTCGGCGTGCGTCAGGGAGACGGCGGCCGGCCGATGCTGTTTGCTCCGCTGATGAATGGTCAGCGGATCTGGATGTTCCGAGGCGAACATCGGCGCATCGGCCCGCTGGCTTGGTGCGATATGTCCAGCAACGCATTTCTCGCGCGCCGAGACACGATCGCCAAGCTGCGATGGGATCCCGAAATCAAGACCTACGAACATTGGGAATTCTTCTACCGGGCCAGCCACATTGAAAAACTCAAAGTCGCCGTGGCGGAGGACTGCATGGTCGTTCATGCCCACGTTGGAGCCAAACCCTACGGCGATCTGCGCTGCCGGCCAAAGTTCAGGAAGCTCGGCCTTCGCAAACATGGCTTCCATTCAATGCGATACCCAGGAGGCGGCATCGTCCATGCGTGA
- a CDS encoding glycosyltransferase, with protein sequence MRDQVTFCIKTIHRPQCCAALVRSIHEYYGTNRPAIHVLDDGKPELRFSTNCPTEAAMVDQLIETDFDIGLSAGRNRLLDASETPIVVFTDDDHLVTQRTRLPELVDKLNKHNDIDLLAALSNDEERPRLLRSNGRRLRIHRGALKQRGSIRWCHYVGNCFVAYRDILQAIRWDESLKVEEHWDFFWRCKVAGVNVACDVSHSFKHEHIDPPGYKRHRPQFLKRGLEKHGLEQVIWR encoded by the coding sequence ATGCGTGATCAAGTCACATTCTGCATCAAGACGATCCATCGACCGCAGTGTTGCGCTGCACTCGTGCGGAGCATTCACGAGTACTACGGAACCAATCGACCGGCGATCCATGTGCTCGACGATGGCAAACCGGAGTTGCGATTCTCTACCAATTGTCCGACCGAAGCGGCAATGGTGGACCAATTGATCGAGACAGATTTCGATATTGGATTATCCGCAGGCCGCAATCGATTGCTCGACGCGAGCGAGACGCCAATCGTCGTCTTCACCGATGACGATCATTTGGTGACGCAGCGAACAAGACTTCCGGAGCTGGTCGACAAGCTCAATAAGCACAACGACATCGATCTGCTCGCGGCCCTGAGCAACGATGAGGAGCGTCCGCGATTACTGAGAAGCAACGGTCGTCGTCTCCGTATCCATCGTGGCGCTCTGAAACAACGAGGCTCGATTCGTTGGTGCCACTACGTGGGCAATTGCTTCGTCGCCTACCGCGACATTCTGCAAGCGATCCGTTGGGACGAGTCTCTGAAGGTTGAAGAACACTGGGATTTCTTTTGGCGATGCAAAGTCGCTGGCGTCAATGTGGCCTGCGACGTCTCCCATTCATTCAAGCATGAACACATCGATCCGCCCGGCTACAAGCGACATCGTCCGCAATTCCTAAAACGCGGGCTGGAGAAACACGGTTTGGAGCAGGTGATTTGGCGATGA
- a CDS encoding radical SAM protein has translation MIDLPALEYHLAHGCNLSCQQCSHYSNFRLAGTMPTPADAKAEYEVWNHRILPKRFALLGGEPLLNPNLIEHLRLARACWPHSDLMLVTNGFFFARHPALPRTLIETNCRLEVSQHGTHPSYLDRFHEVKQTVWRWREEHPGIQIKIRQSHRGWMRQYNVKDGKPVPFDSEPKSAYRVCMQKTCTQLYQAKLWKCPALAYHAQLEAKLKLHHLPQWQPFRDYQACSPDASDDEVRRFLQTKAIHQCGLCPSNRTQFVHPNPLQRSALR, from the coding sequence ATGATCGACCTTCCGGCGTTGGAGTATCACCTCGCACACGGTTGCAATTTATCGTGTCAGCAGTGCAGTCATTACAGCAATTTCCGCTTGGCGGGCACGATGCCTACGCCTGCTGATGCAAAAGCGGAATACGAAGTCTGGAATCATCGCATCCTACCGAAGCGATTCGCATTGCTCGGCGGTGAACCATTGCTGAACCCAAACTTGATCGAGCATCTGCGATTGGCTCGCGCGTGTTGGCCTCACTCGGATCTGATGTTAGTAACCAACGGGTTTTTCTTTGCTCGGCATCCCGCGCTTCCGAGAACTCTTATCGAGACCAATTGCCGGCTTGAGGTCAGTCAGCATGGTACCCACCCGTCATACCTCGATCGATTCCACGAGGTGAAACAGACTGTTTGGCGATGGCGAGAAGAGCATCCCGGTATTCAGATCAAGATTCGACAGTCGCATCGCGGTTGGATGCGGCAATACAACGTCAAAGATGGTAAGCCGGTTCCCTTCGATTCCGAACCGAAATCGGCCTATCGGGTTTGTATGCAGAAAACCTGCACGCAACTTTATCAAGCAAAGCTCTGGAAATGTCCAGCGCTCGCGTACCACGCACAACTCGAAGCAAAGCTGAAGTTGCACCACCTACCGCAATGGCAACCGTTCCGCGATTACCAAGCCTGCTCACCGGACGCGAGCGACGATGAAGTTCGCCGGTTCTTGCAGACAAAAGCGATTCACCAGTGCGGACTGTGTCCATCGAACCGCACCCAGTTTGTTCATCCAAATCCATTGCAACGGAGTGCCCTGCGATGA
- a CDS encoding TIGR03643 family protein: protein MGEGQPELSRGEIDRVIMMAWEDRTSFDAIQDQFGLSPGDVIKLMRREMKPSSFKLWRKRTQGRVTKHEAKFAKTVNGDELRRFRASSQRG from the coding sequence ATGGGCGAAGGCCAACCGGAACTATCGAGAGGCGAGATCGATCGTGTCATCATGATGGCCTGGGAAGATCGCACCAGCTTTGACGCCATCCAGGACCAGTTCGGCCTGTCCCCGGGCGACGTCATTAAGTTGATGCGTCGAGAGATGAAGCCAAGTTCCTTCAAGCTCTGGCGAAAGCGAACTCAGGGGCGAGTCACCAAGCATGAGGCCAAGTTCGCCAAAACCGTGAACGGCGACGAACTCCGGCGGTTCCGAGCGTCGTCTCAGCGAGGATAA
- a CDS encoding SOUL family heme-binding protein, with amino-acid sequence MKRAMIYIAGFLGVALVCTFALAMTTRAGYESAEYKVIESDGSFEVREYPNLMLVATDSKMDSQGRDGSFMRLFQYISGANEAEQKIAMTTPVFMEGEIGKSEVSMGFVMPKEVAAKGAPDPKGEGVKLRERKGGRFAVVRFPGKLDSKLAKEKETELREWMKSQGLEGEESAEAAGYDPPFTPAALRRNEILIRMKTSVEEPEKGDSESDSETAQDS; translated from the coding sequence ATGAAACGAGCAATGATCTATATCGCGGGATTCCTCGGAGTCGCTCTGGTCTGCACGTTCGCCCTGGCGATGACCACTCGAGCGGGGTACGAGTCAGCCGAATACAAAGTGATCGAGTCCGACGGCAGTTTTGAAGTCCGCGAATACCCGAACTTGATGCTGGTCGCGACCGATTCCAAGATGGACTCGCAAGGTCGGGATGGAAGCTTCATGCGACTGTTCCAGTACATCAGCGGAGCCAACGAAGCTGAGCAGAAGATCGCGATGACGACGCCGGTATTCATGGAAGGCGAAATCGGCAAGTCAGAAGTCTCGATGGGGTTTGTGATGCCCAAAGAAGTCGCGGCAAAGGGAGCTCCCGATCCGAAAGGTGAAGGCGTGAAACTGCGAGAGCGAAAGGGCGGCCGGTTCGCCGTGGTTCGCTTCCCCGGCAAGCTCGATTCCAAGCTCGCCAAAGAAAAAGAAACCGAGCTGCGTGAATGGATGAAGAGTCAAGGCTTGGAAGGAGAGGAGTCGGCGGAGGCGGCTGGTTACGATCCGCCGTTCACTCCAGCAGCGCTCCGCCGGAACGAGATCCTGATCCGCATGAAAACGTCGGTTGAGGAACCCGAGAAAGGCGATTCGGAGTCTGACAGCGAGACGGCGCAGGACTCATGA
- a CDS encoding thiol-disulfide oxidoreductase DCC family protein — MSSEVNNDWQVEVFYDGECPLCLREIKLLRRLDRKHRIRFTDIADPSFSPASYAMTMKDFMDEIQGRLPSGEWITGVEVFRRLYAAVGLKPIVSLTRLPGISHGLEFGYRVFAKNRLRLTGRCDDGTCRVN, encoded by the coding sequence ATGAGCAGCGAAGTGAACAACGACTGGCAGGTGGAGGTTTTCTACGACGGTGAGTGTCCACTTTGCCTGCGCGAGATCAAACTGCTTCGTCGACTCGATCGAAAGCATCGAATTCGCTTTACCGACATCGCCGACCCTTCGTTTAGCCCGGCAAGCTACGCAATGACAATGAAAGACTTCATGGACGAGATCCAAGGTCGGTTGCCCAGTGGCGAGTGGATCACGGGCGTCGAGGTCTTTCGTCGACTGTATGCCGCCGTTGGCCTGAAGCCGATTGTCTCGCTCACTCGCCTGCCCGGCATCTCGCACGGCCTCGAGTTCGGCTATCGCGTCTTTGCTAAGAACCGCTTGCGATTGACGGGGCGCTGCGACGATGGAACTTGCAGGGTCAACTAG
- a CDS encoding GNAT family N-acetyltransferase has translation MGGAASLQLRPFRPQDAETCLALFRDCVHRVNSRDYTPDQIAAWASPTIDLETWRARFHDRFAYVATVDGCIVGFTDMTRAGHLDRLFVSADHQGRGIARGLVRRLLNDAIDHSIEEITTDASITAKPFFQRMGFSVVREQSVECRGVWMTNYRMQRAVQAEAS, from the coding sequence ATGGGCGGTGCTGCATCACTACAGCTTAGACCGTTCAGACCACAGGACGCAGAAACGTGTTTGGCATTGTTCAGGGATTGCGTCCATCGTGTTAATTCACGCGACTACACGCCCGACCAGATCGCGGCGTGGGCTTCACCGACGATAGATCTTGAAACATGGCGTGCACGGTTCCATGATCGTTTCGCTTACGTTGCAACGGTAGATGGTTGTATCGTTGGCTTCACCGATATGACACGGGCAGGACATCTCGATCGCCTGTTTGTATCCGCCGACCATCAGGGCCGCGGTATCGCTCGCGGACTTGTTAGAAGACTTCTAAACGACGCCATCGATCATTCAATCGAAGAGATCACGACGGACGCCAGTATCACCGCAAAACCATTCTTCCAGCGAATGGGCTTTAGCGTCGTTCGCGAGCAGTCCGTCGAGTGCCGCGGAGTATGGATGACCAACTATCGAATGCAGCGAGCCGTTCAAGCCGAAGCTAGTTGA
- a CDS encoding GNAT family N-acetyltransferase, which translates to MNTDAIQVRPARSDDRDCILVVHLNAFGGDEGPAIVSLLQEMLDDPTAKPIHSFVAESNDEIVGHVLFTSVTIKSASVSTDATNAQILAPLAVPSELHGKGIGTHLVKESLQQLAAVGVQLVFVLGYPGYYSRFGFVPAGARGLQAPYPIPKKNADAWMVLELEADAAKSFDGTVKCCEALSHQKYWVE; encoded by the coding sequence ATGAATACCGACGCCATTCAAGTCCGACCGGCTCGCAGCGATGATCGTGATTGTATTCTTGTAGTGCATCTGAATGCATTCGGCGGGGACGAAGGTCCTGCGATAGTGAGCTTGCTACAAGAGATGCTCGACGATCCGACAGCGAAACCGATCCATTCATTCGTTGCCGAGTCAAATGACGAGATTGTCGGTCACGTGCTCTTCACGTCTGTAACGATCAAGTCGGCCAGCGTCTCTACCGATGCTACGAATGCCCAAATCTTGGCGCCCTTGGCTGTACCCAGCGAACTGCATGGCAAAGGTATCGGCACGCATCTCGTCAAAGAGTCATTGCAACAACTTGCCGCAGTCGGCGTGCAACTTGTTTTTGTGCTCGGTTACCCAGGCTACTATTCTCGATTTGGTTTCGTGCCCGCCGGTGCTCGCGGTTTGCAAGCTCCTTATCCGATACCTAAGAAGAACGCAGACGCTTGGATGGTTCTGGAATTGGAAGCTGATGCGGCCAAATCGTTCGACGGCACGGTCAAGTGCTGCGAAGCTTTGAGCCACCAAAAATACTGGGTCGAGTGA
- a CDS encoding DUF1569 domain-containing protein: MSDLRQLQFNNLEAAVDDARQLLVSGYVRHGNWSLGQICRHLVLVQDPSVDGYPIWMSLFAPLRPLVRRLLLPKVLSGDSPRGIRTAPMFVPPDNLEDATEVEAFAASVTRLLSHSGNFAPHPGFGRLPREKILEIHTAHAAHHLRHLRAHDQFA, translated from the coding sequence ATGAGTGACCTCCGTCAATTGCAGTTCAACAATCTCGAAGCCGCCGTTGATGACGCTCGGCAATTGTTGGTTAGCGGCTATGTCCGGCACGGAAACTGGTCGCTCGGGCAGATCTGTCGGCACCTGGTTTTGGTTCAAGATCCCAGCGTCGATGGCTATCCGATTTGGATGTCGCTGTTTGCGCCATTGCGACCTTTGGTGCGACGACTGCTGTTGCCCAAGGTGCTGAGCGGTGATTCTCCTCGTGGGATACGAACGGCTCCAATGTTCGTTCCGCCCGATAACTTGGAAGATGCAACCGAAGTGGAAGCGTTTGCGGCAAGTGTTACAAGACTGCTAAGTCACTCCGGCAACTTCGCTCCGCATCCAGGATTCGGCCGATTGCCACGCGAGAAGATTCTCGAAATCCACACCGCGCATGCTGCCCACCATCTCCGACATCTTCGAGCACACGATCAGTTTGCTTAA
- a CDS encoding slipin family protein yields the protein MMISGARREFIIKDTHRGLYYEDGKLTKILEAGHYKIPPRKRFFRKLPTVECMLVDVRERELTIKGQEILTADKVAIRVSILVQFRVTDPKAAIHTVDSFEDRLYSDVQLAARRSLASMTLEEILTNRNRLSEDILSDVTESAGSYGVTIRRADVKDLIFPGNLQEIMNRVLAAERHSQAQLVEARTRAEVEQIEAESRAEITRRDAQADAEARRLREQAEAEATRSKAEAETQAYAERVKAAEALEGHPALLRLAELETLRELAKNGNARLYLGLDRVSLNGTDSGKHDS from the coding sequence ATGATGATTAGCGGTGCTCGACGAGAGTTCATCATTAAGGACACCCACCGCGGTTTGTACTACGAAGATGGTAAGCTGACGAAGATCCTCGAGGCGGGACACTACAAGATTCCGCCACGCAAGCGATTCTTCAGAAAGCTGCCGACCGTCGAGTGCATGCTGGTTGATGTTCGTGAGCGAGAGCTGACGATCAAGGGCCAGGAAATCTTGACGGCTGACAAGGTGGCTATCCGAGTCAGCATTCTGGTGCAGTTCCGTGTGACGGATCCAAAGGCTGCGATCCATACGGTCGATAGCTTTGAGGACCGACTGTACAGCGACGTTCAGCTTGCGGCGCGACGTTCACTAGCGTCGATGACGCTGGAGGAAATCCTGACGAACCGAAACCGGCTGAGTGAGGATATTCTGTCCGACGTCACGGAATCAGCCGGCAGCTACGGTGTGACGATCAGGCGAGCTGACGTGAAGGACTTGATCTTCCCAGGAAACCTGCAGGAGATCATGAACCGCGTTCTGGCCGCCGAGCGACACAGCCAGGCTCAACTGGTCGAAGCACGCACGCGTGCGGAAGTCGAGCAGATTGAGGCGGAGTCTCGAGCGGAGATCACGCGACGCGATGCCCAGGCGGATGCCGAAGCGCGACGACTGCGTGAGCAGGCCGAAGCGGAAGCGACGCGTTCTAAGGCGGAAGCCGAAACGCAAGCGTACGCAGAACGCGTTAAGGCAGCCGAGGCACTGGAAGGCCATCCGGCACTGCTGCGACTGGCTGAACTCGAAACGCTGCGTGAACTGGCCAAGAACGGCAACGCGCGACTGTACCTCGGTCTCGACCGGGTCAGTCTGAACGGAACGGATTCAGGAAAGCACGATTCGTGA